The Thermincola ferriacetica genome segment AGAGGAAAAAGAGGATGAAGAAATGAAAGATGATGATTAAAAATTCTCTGTTATTGCCGGCTAGGTCTGTTGTCGAAAAATGTCACAATAAGACGAGCGATATCTGTTTTAAACTGCAGGAAAATATAGACTTCCTGCAGTATTTTATTAAAATGAACAATATAATTGGTACAAGTCATTTTGCAAACTCCGCGAAAGTGGGGGACGCAAAGCCATGGGTCCTGGTACGCCGCGGGAAAGGCAGGGACCGCCAGGTTGCAGCAGATATCACGGTACGAGGTGAAAGCCTATTCCTTCACGGAGTAGGCTTTTTTGTGTTTATCCAGGATTATATTATGAGGTGACGAAAATGCCCGAAAGCAAATTGACCAGGTCTGTGCGACTGACCAAGATGCAGGACTTCATCCGTTTAAAAACACCCGGGGGAGGGGCTACTCTTCAGGAAATAGCCCAGGAGTGCGGGGTTACCCCGCGTCAGGTTTTCCGGGACCTGATGACATTGGAGCGGGAGCTGGGAGTCAGATTGACCAGACCGGGTAGAGGGAATAAAGAAACCGGCCGGTATAAAATAGAAGATATGTTCGGTCTAAAAATTGATTCGGAAACTGCTGCGGTAATGTTTTTAAGTATCCTGCGCCAAAAGGGGAGTCCGTTGGCGATAAAAATCAATCAGATTAAAGACATCTTAATCGCAGCCCTGTTCAAAAACCGGTACGCCGGCCAGTTGGAGGGTATCAAGAAGTTGCAGAACCGTGTGCATATCGTGGAGGAACAACTGCTGGACATAAAGAAGGCCGGAGAAGTATTGACGCGGTTATTAAATGCACTGGCCGAAAACAATGTTGTCAGTATTCGGTATTTTACCCCGACCAAGGGAGCATGGTCCACAAGAGATGTGGAACCTTATGGCCTGTGCAGTAAACACAATGTGTGGTACCTGATTGGTTATTGCAGGAAAAACAGGGACACCAGGACCTTTAGAATTGACCTGATTGATTATGTGTTTGTAAGAACAGAGAAATTTCGGTTTCCTGAAGATTTTTGTCTTGACAGCTATTTTGGGGAAAGTTGGGGCGTTTATGCAAGTGATGAGGCGCAGGATGTCTTAATTAAAGTATCGTCAGAGATTGCATACAGGTTTCGTCTTTTAGCGTATCACCCCAGCCAGCAAATTGTGAAGGAGCTGGAGGACGGGTCGATTATTGTTTCGTATAGGACTTCCGGTATATATGAGTTTACCGGCTGGCTGCTGCAGTGGGCGGAGTTTGTGGAGGTACTGGAGCCCGCGGAGTTGCGGAGGCAGATGAGAGAGAAGCTGGAAAAAATGGTGGAGAGGTATGTTTAGGGGAAATTTTTCGCAAAAGAGAACAAAAGTGACAAACAGTGGTCAGTTGTTTGCACAACGAGTTTTTCTAAGTCCTCCGGTGTATGGCGGTGAGGACGGCGCTGCAGGTAGCCGTCAAACAGTATTGTTTTGACATCAGGCATAATGATGTGGACAAGTCCTTTGCAGCTTGTTTTAACAGGGCAGAGATACTTTTTCGTAAGCTTACCGGAACAGAAAGAGGCGCGGCGGATGAATGCCAAGATGCGTTGAAGCTTTGTAGCACAGCAATGCAAGACTGCCGGTAGCAGGGAGGCCAGACCAATGAACACAAAAACGGTTTTTCCTATCGAAAAAGTACAACTGTTGCGCGACCGGGCAATTGAAGCCAGAGAGTTCGAACAGATGCCCCAGGAGGGTTGGAGCAAAAGCGCGGTTGACCCTATGAGATTGCTTGCCGTGTTTTCAGCTTTGCACATCAAAGAAGGGTATATTTTACGCGCCTACCAATTTCGGGAAGGAGGAAACGGCAACGGTTTTGTCTGGGCAATGCCGGAAAAGGCACCTTTTCCGGAGCCTGAAGAATGTGAGCGGGTGAGGGGCCATTTCCTGGAGCCGCCAAAACCTCCGGGAGCGCTGGATAATTTCATGGAGGCTATTGAGGGCGATGGAACCCCCTGGTCATATTTGTCAGCCTCCCTCTTTGCCCGGGAGGCACGGGAATTTGGTGCCAGGTGGCACGGGTGCTCCTGGAGCACCCACACCATATTGGGCAGTGATCCTCACTATCCGTGGCTGGAGGTACATCCCAAGGACTGGCGCCCCGTTGTAATTGAAGAAAAGGGGTCTGTCACTGTTTCATTTTATACCTACAGTGGGTTACAGATAGAAGCTGTATATTTGCATACGGACAGCTACCAAGCCGGTAATTACGCTTTTAAGTCTGAGAAAATAATAATTGGCAAGGGGCCGCTGGGATACATTTTTTAAACCATTTTATGGAGGTTGGGTTAGGGATGTTAAGTATTAACCTGAGTGAATTATGGCAGAATGCGTTGTCGATAATGAAAAAACAAGTAAGCAAACCATCTTTTGAAACGTGGCTTAAAAGCACTGAACCGGTCGATATCAATAATCATACAATGACCATCCGGGTCCCTAACGCATTTGCCAGGGATTGGCTAGAGACCCGCTATTATAATCTTATAAAAAATGCATTAAAAGAAGCAGCAAATCTGAAAGTGGAGCTTTCTTTCATCTTCCCTGAGACAGGTGAACAAATGTCAGAGTCGAAAATTAATTCTTCTGCACCGCCGACCCGTCTTAATCCCAGATACACCTTTGATACCTTTGTTGTTGGCAACAATAACAGGTTAGCTCATACGGCGGCACTTGCAGTAGCAAAATCCCCGGCCAAAGTTTATAATCCCCTTTTTATTTGCGGTGGGGTTGGGCTTGGTAAAACGCATTTAATACAGGCGATTGGCAATTTTGCCCTTGAGAATAATCCCGGCGCCAGGGTTGCTTATATTTCCGCAGAGGCATTTACGATGGAGTTAATTAACGCCATTAGGGACGACCGGACGGCAGAGTTTCGAAGTAAGTATAGAAATATGGATATACTTATAATTGACGATATTCATTATTTGGCGGGTAAAGAAAGGACCCAGGAGGAATTTTTTTATACTTTTAATGCTTTATACGAAGCTAACAAACAAATTATCGTGGCCGGAAAACAAGCTCCAAAGCAATTGCCTGCATTGGATGAAAGTATATGCTCAAGGTTTGAGGGTGGGTTAATTGCAGATATCCAGCCGCCTGACCTGGAAACCCGGACAGAAATCTTAAGGAAAAGAGCCGAAACAGAAAATGTACATGTACCCGGTGATGTAATTACGTACATAGCTGATCAATTTCATTCGAACACCAGGGAATTGGAGGGGGCCTTAACCAGGATAATTCTTTTTGCTTCGGTTAAACAAAGCCAAATTACTTTGGACCTTGCCGACGAGGCTTTAAAAGGTATGTTCGTATAGAAGGATTATCAAATTAAACAGGCCTGGAAATATAAATTAAGGGAGGTTTTTTATGAGCGCAGAACGTCAATTCATCGGCAAACAGGACAGACGCAGTTGACCACCTGCCCAGGCATTGTGCAGCTTTGGCCTGCATTTGCAAATAAAAAAAGCCCTCTCAGGCCTCTTCACAAGTGGTGCCCGGGACCGGAATCGAACCGGTACGGGATTTAGGTCCCGCAGGATTTTAAGTCCTGTGCGTCTGCCAGTTCCGCCACCCGGGCATTTTTAGTTAACAGTAGGAAGTTGACAGTTAACAGTTAACGGTTAGCAGTTGTTTAAGGTTTCCTCATCAAAGGTAACTACTAACTGTCATCTGTTAACTGTCAACTAATATAAAATTGGAGGCGGCACCCGGATTCGAACCGGGGATAAAGGATTTGCAGTCCTCTGCCTTAGCCACTTGGCCATGCCGCCACCTTATCTGGGCAATTGACAAGTATTATATTAACACAAACCAAACGCCAAGTCAACTCCAAAGCATTTGAAATTCGTTGGTAACAGTGGAAAAATGCATGCCGTTTTGTACTGGAAAAGGCCGTTTTTGGCAGCCGGGGATTAGGCGACGACCAGATGAATTTTCCTAATGATATAGCTTTAAAAGGCAATGTGCTCTGTGTTGCGGACCGGGCAAATGATAGAGTTCTTGTTTATGAGCTAAAATAAAACTTTCACTTTTCGTGAACGATTGTCGATGGGCAAAAGAAATTAAAGCTGAAAATCAAATTTGGTTTAAGGATGTGGTGGATGCTAAAGCCCACGGTTACGAGCCCTGCGGGGTTTGCAATCCTCCGATAAAATAAAAGTCTGGGGAAATGGAGTGATGATGTTTACAATGAGAAGAGTCTTATTAATAATAGTTTTACTATGTATGGCTTTCATATCATTAGGTTGCTATAATAATAAAAAACCAAGCCCTGATGTACAAAAGAACAAACAGGAACAAGAACAATTAGATAATGGTGTGATAAATGAGGCTAAAAACTATGAATTTCAAAAGAAAGAAGATGATAGTCAAGTTGAGGCTGAACTTAAAAAATAGCTAGTAAATATGTAAAGGCAGAATATGAAGGCGATAAACAGACGTTGTTGGATATTACAAAAGAAAACGCAAAAAGAGATATTATAAAAGGAGAAGTAGATATTTTTCAAAAGCATAAGTTTGTTAAAATCGATGCTATCAGGTTTATTCATATGGAATCACCCACTG includes the following:
- a CDS encoding helix-turn-helix transcriptional regulator, producing the protein MPESKLTRSVRLTKMQDFIRLKTPGGGATLQEIAQECGVTPRQVFRDLMTLERELGVRLTRPGRGNKETGRYKIEDMFGLKIDSETAAVMFLSILRQKGSPLAIKINQIKDILIAALFKNRYAGQLEGIKKLQNRVHIVEEQLLDIKKAGEVLTRLLNALAENNVVSIRYFTPTKGAWSTRDVEPYGLCSKHNVWYLIGYCRKNRDTRTFRIDLIDYVFVRTEKFRFPEDFCLDSYFGESWGVYASDEAQDVLIKVSSEIAYRFRLLAYHPSQQIVKELEDGSIIVSYRTSGIYEFTGWLLQWAEFVEVLEPAELRRQMREKLEKMVERYV